One segment of Corynebacterium atrinae DNA contains the following:
- the thrS gene encoding threonine--tRNA ligase, with translation MVNVTSVIEHPSFRVEAGTAVGTAMRELELPNKGADAIVCVRDAEGNLKDLSHVPDTAGEFTPVAANSEAGRSVIRHSCAHVLAQAVQAEFPGTKLGIGPAIENGFYYDFQVAEPFTPKDLKTLEKRMKKIIKSGQRFERRLYASAEAAAEELKNEPFKLELIHDKGNVDPNSDEATEVGAGELTAYDNVNPRTNDVEWSDLCRGPHIPTTRYIPAFALTRSSAAYWRGNQDNADLQRVYGTAWETKEALEEYQLMLAEAEKRDHRRLGNELDLFSFPDEIGSGLPVFHPNGAIVRQEMEEHSRRRHIQDGYSFVTTPHITKADLYEKSGHLGFYKDGMFPPLQVDAEYDADGKETKPGQNYYLKPMNCPMHNLIFDSRGRSYRELPLRLFEFGTVYRYEKSGVVHGLTRARGFTQDDAHIYCTDEQLEQELTSVLDFIISLLQDYGLDDFYLELSTKDPNKFVGSDEIWERSTDILQRVATNSGLELVPDPEGAAFYGPKISVQARDAIGRTWQMSTVQLDFNMPERMNLEYTASDGTKKRPIMIHRALFGSIERFFGVLLEHYAGAFPVWLAPHQVIGIPVADDFSPHLEKVTSRLRQRGIRANVDTSDDRMQKKIRNHTTGKVPFMLLAGARDVEADAVSFRFLDGTQVNGVPVDEAVELINAWVKERINEQPSEQSLAARR, from the coding sequence ATGGTGAATGTCACCTCTGTCATCGAGCACCCCTCCTTCCGCGTAGAAGCAGGTACTGCTGTCGGAACCGCCATGCGGGAGCTGGAGCTTCCGAATAAGGGTGCCGACGCTATCGTCTGCGTAAGGGATGCGGAGGGCAACCTCAAGGACCTGTCCCACGTTCCGGACACAGCTGGTGAATTCACCCCGGTTGCGGCCAACTCCGAGGCTGGTCGCAGCGTCATTCGTCACTCCTGCGCGCACGTGCTTGCTCAGGCGGTGCAGGCGGAGTTCCCTGGCACGAAGCTTGGTATCGGCCCGGCCATCGAGAACGGCTTCTACTACGACTTCCAGGTCGCGGAGCCCTTCACCCCGAAAGATCTGAAGACGCTGGAAAAGCGGATGAAGAAGATCATCAAGTCCGGCCAGCGCTTCGAGCGACGCCTCTACGCCTCTGCGGAGGCCGCGGCGGAAGAGCTGAAGAATGAGCCTTTCAAGCTGGAACTCATCCACGACAAGGGCAACGTTGACCCCAATTCGGATGAGGCGACGGAGGTCGGCGCCGGCGAACTGACCGCCTACGACAACGTCAACCCGCGAACGAATGACGTCGAGTGGTCGGACCTGTGCCGCGGACCGCACATCCCGACGACCCGCTACATTCCGGCGTTCGCACTGACGCGGTCGTCGGCAGCCTATTGGCGCGGCAACCAGGACAACGCTGACCTGCAGAGGGTATACGGCACCGCCTGGGAGACGAAGGAGGCGCTGGAGGAGTACCAGCTCATGCTGGCTGAAGCGGAAAAGCGTGATCACCGCCGCCTGGGCAACGAGCTGGACCTGTTCAGCTTCCCGGACGAGATTGGTTCCGGCCTGCCTGTGTTCCACCCCAATGGCGCGATCGTCCGCCAGGAGATGGAGGAGCATTCGCGCCGCCGCCACATCCAAGACGGCTACTCCTTCGTCACCACCCCGCACATCACCAAGGCGGACCTGTACGAGAAGTCGGGGCACCTCGGCTTTTACAAGGACGGTATGTTCCCGCCCCTGCAGGTCGACGCGGAATATGACGCTGACGGCAAGGAAACCAAGCCGGGCCAGAATTACTACCTCAAGCCCATGAACTGCCCCATGCACAACCTCATCTTTGATTCCCGGGGACGTTCCTACCGCGAACTGCCGCTGCGCCTGTTCGAGTTCGGCACCGTATACCGTTACGAGAAGTCCGGCGTCGTCCACGGCCTGACGCGCGCCCGCGGATTCACCCAGGATGATGCCCACATCTACTGCACCGATGAGCAGTTGGAGCAGGAGCTGACTAGCGTTCTCGACTTCATCATCTCTCTGCTCCAGGATTATGGTCTCGACGATTTCTACCTTGAGCTGTCCACGAAAGACCCGAACAAGTTCGTGGGGTCCGATGAGATCTGGGAGCGCTCCACCGACATCCTGCAGCGAGTGGCTACCAACTCCGGGCTGGAGCTTGTGCCGGACCCGGAGGGTGCCGCGTTCTACGGCCCGAAGATCTCCGTCCAAGCGCGCGACGCCATCGGCCGCACCTGGCAGATGTCGACGGTGCAGCTCGACTTCAACATGCCCGAGCGGATGAACCTGGAGTACACCGCATCCGATGGCACGAAGAAGCGCCCGATCATGATTCACCGCGCGCTGTTTGGTTCCATCGAGCGTTTCTTTGGCGTCCTGCTGGAGCACTACGCCGGTGCTTTCCCGGTGTGGTTGGCCCCGCACCAGGTCATCGGCATTCCCGTGGCCGACGATTTCTCCCCGCACCTGGAGAAGGTCACTTCCCGGCTGCGCCAGCGGGGCATTCGCGCGAATGTCGACACCTCGGATGACCGCATGCAGAAGAAGATCCGCAATCACACCACCGGCAAGGTGCCCTTCATGCTGCTGGCGGGTGCCCGCGACGTCGAGGCCGACGCCGTGAGTTTCCGTTTCCTCGACGGCACCCAGGTCAATGGCGTGCCGGTGGACGAAGCCGTGGAGCTCATCAATGCGTGGGTGAAGGAGCGCATTAATGAACAACCGAGTGAGCAGTCTCTTGCAGCCCGCCGCTGA
- a CDS encoding Dyp-type peroxidase, whose amino-acid sequence MSSMSRRGFLTGLSVTAGGAALVGCANGQEEQPVMSQGHDTNAYLQDAIVAFDDVHQAGIGTPAQSNLNLIGFNLVDGVDRAGLTRLMRSWTEDSRSLSTGETPLGSLEPELVISPANLTITCGLGEGAFTKAGLDAEKPEWLAPIKPFSRDKLDPAWGQTDLVIQICSDDPLMVAHATRHLVRSGVDYARVAWIQQGFLHANGSVEKGTTPRNLFGQVDGTVNPRSSEQFDEQVWIDDAPTWQQGSTCLVVRRINMNMDTWEMLDRASREESVGRRLDNGAPLTGDNEFDNADFAAVDKFGLPVIDKDSHMARSRPVEGHPEQRLLRRAYNYDLAPEPGSEQLSNSGLVFICFQRDPIAQFTAIQERLDESDRLNEWITHIGSAVYWIPPGTSADGRERDRFWAEGVLADA is encoded by the coding sequence ATGTCGTCGATGTCCCGCAGGGGCTTCCTTACCGGGCTGAGTGTCACCGCGGGCGGCGCGGCACTGGTGGGATGCGCTAACGGTCAAGAAGAGCAGCCAGTGATGTCGCAGGGACATGACACGAATGCGTATCTGCAGGACGCCATCGTTGCCTTCGATGATGTCCATCAGGCTGGCATTGGTACGCCGGCCCAGTCTAATCTCAACCTCATCGGGTTCAACCTCGTTGACGGCGTGGACCGGGCTGGCCTGACTCGCCTCATGCGCTCCTGGACGGAGGACTCGCGCTCCCTTAGTACGGGTGAGACGCCCCTGGGCAGTCTCGAACCGGAATTGGTTATCTCGCCAGCTAACCTCACCATTACCTGTGGCCTCGGTGAAGGGGCCTTCACAAAGGCGGGGCTCGACGCCGAGAAGCCAGAATGGTTGGCTCCTATCAAGCCCTTCAGCCGGGACAAGCTTGATCCCGCGTGGGGTCAGACTGACCTGGTGATTCAGATCTGTTCGGATGACCCCCTCATGGTGGCGCATGCCACGCGACACCTAGTGCGATCCGGGGTCGACTACGCCAGGGTGGCGTGGATTCAACAGGGTTTTCTCCACGCAAACGGCTCTGTTGAAAAGGGTACGACCCCGCGCAATCTCTTCGGACAAGTTGATGGCACCGTCAATCCCCGCAGCTCGGAGCAATTTGATGAGCAGGTGTGGATCGATGATGCGCCTACCTGGCAGCAAGGATCGACCTGCCTGGTCGTCCGCCGGATCAACATGAACATGGACACCTGGGAGATGCTTGATCGCGCCTCTCGGGAGGAGTCCGTAGGACGACGACTAGACAATGGTGCCCCCCTGACCGGCGACAACGAGTTTGATAATGCGGATTTCGCGGCCGTCGATAAGTTTGGTTTGCCAGTGATAGATAAAGACAGCCACATGGCGCGTTCGCGGCCGGTGGAAGGGCACCCGGAGCAGCGCCTCCTGCGTCGCGCCTATAACTATGACCTGGCCCCGGAACCCGGCAGCGAGCAGCTGTCTAACTCGGGCCTGGTGTTCATCTGCTTCCAGCGCGATCCTATTGCCCAGTTCACTGCCATCCAGGAACGGTTGGACGAATCGGATCGCCTCAATGAGTGGATTACCCACATCGGTTCAGCAGTGTATTGGATTCCGCCCGGGACCAGTGCCGATGGCCGGGAACGAGATCGATTCTGGGCTGAAGGTGTGCTCGCGGACGCATAA
- a CDS encoding copper chaperone PCu(A)C, translated as MFTRGRIALSAIVIAGLALAGCSPAGESASESKANTATSAAAPSTVAHADVEDSVTFTNAFVRAKGTDKDMTGIFGVFHNFSDHEVNVVGFKADFDDAKYEVHEVVDGVMREKEGGIVIPAGGTHELVPGGDHLMILDHKEEIPAGGEINLVIELGDGTTIEVPNVPVRTINSGDENYGADGELVGHAPAHGSN; from the coding sequence ATGTTCACTCGCGGTCGAATCGCACTATCTGCCATCGTCATTGCTGGCCTCGCACTTGCTGGTTGCAGCCCGGCGGGGGAAAGCGCCTCTGAATCCAAGGCCAACACCGCCACTTCCGCAGCGGCGCCGTCTACTGTCGCCCATGCTGACGTCGAAGACAGCGTCACCTTCACCAATGCGTTTGTTCGTGCCAAGGGGACGGACAAGGATATGACCGGAATTTTCGGCGTGTTCCACAACTTCAGCGATCACGAGGTGAACGTCGTCGGTTTCAAGGCCGACTTCGATGATGCCAAGTATGAGGTCCATGAAGTGGTCGATGGAGTGATGCGCGAGAAGGAAGGCGGCATCGTCATTCCGGCAGGTGGAACTCACGAACTCGTGCCGGGTGGAGATCACTTGATGATCCTCGACCATAAGGAAGAGATCCCGGCCGGAGGCGAGATCAATCTGGTTATCGAGCTCGGCGATGGCACCACCATTGAAGTTCCCAACGTTCCCGTGCGCACGATCAACTCCGGTGACGAGAACTACGGTGCTGACGGCGAATTGGTCGGCCATGCTCCAGCCCACGGTTCCAACTAA
- a CDS encoding copper resistance CopC family protein has protein sequence MKLSRVSVVHSAVALAATGLLTVGAPAAFAHDSVIGGDPANGTVLEQFPDKVTLEFSGNIKDDFNTFAISNVESGDILFTGEPTTDGRFATLELPASLDAGDGEYRIGFQITSSDGHSTRGMTTFSVGEEGTAETTSAVVDSEEPEETGLGKWLIAGLGAIALLGVITMVIFKGRNNN, from the coding sequence GTGAAGTTGTCCCGAGTCTCCGTGGTGCACAGTGCCGTTGCCCTGGCGGCAACTGGTTTACTGACGGTCGGTGCGCCAGCGGCGTTCGCCCACGACTCCGTCATCGGAGGCGACCCTGCCAACGGGACCGTGCTGGAGCAATTCCCCGACAAGGTGACTTTGGAGTTCTCCGGCAACATCAAAGACGACTTCAACACATTTGCCATTTCGAATGTCGAATCGGGCGACATCTTGTTCACAGGTGAGCCCACGACCGATGGTCGATTCGCCACCCTGGAGCTTCCCGCAAGCCTTGACGCGGGAGACGGTGAATACCGGATCGGCTTCCAGATCACTTCCTCCGATGGGCACTCCACCCGCGGCATGACGACGTTTAGTGTCGGCGAGGAGGGGACTGCGGAGACGACTTCGGCGGTCGTCGATAGTGAAGAACCCGAGGAGACTGGCTTGGGCAAGTGGTTGATTGCTGGCTTGGGAGCTATCGCATTGCTGGGAGTCATCACAATGGTGATTTTCAAGGGCCGAAACAACAATTAG
- a CDS encoding potassium channel family protein: protein MLKQFRQSSRDRGPVFILGLGRFGRALGMELIAGGVEVLGVDADPKIVQEVSATFDHVVTADTTNPEVLRQLGIEESSRVVIAIGRKVENSLLTASAVVDMKVASVWAKADNDAHAKILRQIGVHHVIRPEADSGRRVAHLMGGKLQDYLEFDRDFAVAKIAPPVSELEQTVAQIHARTGGKIQILALRDPNGCFHRAENDDVVRAGDLIIVAGRVETIEDFAGQS, encoded by the coding sequence TTGCTTAAGCAATTTCGTCAATCATCTCGCGATCGCGGGCCCGTGTTCATCCTCGGTCTGGGACGATTTGGACGCGCTCTCGGCATGGAACTCATCGCCGGTGGCGTTGAAGTTTTGGGTGTCGATGCTGACCCGAAGATCGTTCAGGAGGTGTCTGCAACTTTTGACCATGTGGTCACGGCGGACACGACGAACCCGGAGGTTCTGCGACAACTGGGGATCGAGGAGTCGAGTCGGGTGGTTATCGCCATTGGCCGCAAGGTTGAGAACTCTCTCCTAACTGCCTCTGCGGTGGTGGATATGAAGGTGGCTTCAGTCTGGGCGAAGGCTGACAATGACGCCCACGCGAAGATCCTGCGTCAGATTGGGGTGCATCACGTAATTAGACCCGAAGCCGACTCGGGCCGTCGCGTGGCGCACCTCATGGGTGGAAAGCTGCAGGACTACCTCGAGTTCGACAGGGACTTCGCTGTGGCCAAGATTGCGCCGCCAGTCTCCGAATTGGAGCAAACGGTGGCGCAGATCCACGCTCGCACAGGTGGAAAAATTCAGATCCTCGCGCTGCGGGACCCCAATGGGTGCTTTCACCGGGCTGAAAATGATGACGTCGTGCGTGCTGGAGACTTGATCATCGTGGCGGGGCGAGTGGAGACGATTGAGGATTTCGCTGGACAGAGCTAG
- a CDS encoding TrkH family potassium uptake protein produces MRVRPTTGVAMGFFGVILLGTVALMMPWASRSTPTSFLDAFFTSTSATCLTGLITVDTATHWSLAGQITIMLLIQLGGLGFMTLASLLGLFLAGRLGLQQRLGASAEGRGVDLGEVSWVIRATILFTLLAEAVVTVVLAFRFHIGYGYSLGRSLWEGLFHAISSFNNAGFALYTDNVIGFAADAWVLLPLAFSLMVGGLGFPVLLEAYRRTRGRLLGFHPRRWSLTARFTFVGTLFLTLSGTVLFAVAEWRGAFAHLDSAEKILNAFFASVSPRTAGFNAVDYADFHPSTLLGTDFLMFIGGGSGGTAGGVKITTAAVLLAAIIAEVMGRDSVSVHGRSIEGRIIRQALAVLTAAVGMVALSTMAILFIAPQFTSDQILFDVVSAFATVGLSTGITPNLPAPAQLILIVLMYAGRVGPLVLASALAGRSRPRQFEYPVERPFIA; encoded by the coding sequence TTGCGGGTTCGCCCGACTACCGGAGTAGCTATGGGCTTCTTCGGAGTCATCCTCTTGGGCACCGTCGCTCTGATGATGCCGTGGGCTTCTCGCAGCACTCCGACGTCGTTTCTCGACGCATTTTTTACGTCAACCTCAGCCACGTGTCTAACTGGTCTGATCACGGTCGATACGGCCACGCACTGGTCATTGGCCGGGCAGATCACCATTATGCTCCTGATTCAGTTGGGCGGCCTAGGGTTCATGACCTTGGCTTCCCTCCTTGGACTCTTCCTCGCTGGCCGCCTTGGGTTGCAGCAGCGGCTAGGGGCGAGCGCGGAAGGGCGCGGTGTTGACCTCGGTGAGGTGTCTTGGGTTATTCGGGCGACGATACTCTTCACGTTGTTGGCGGAAGCGGTCGTCACGGTGGTGTTGGCCTTCCGATTTCACATCGGGTATGGATACTCCTTGGGCAGGTCCTTGTGGGAGGGGTTGTTCCACGCGATTTCGAGCTTCAACAATGCTGGGTTTGCACTCTACACAGATAACGTCATCGGCTTTGCCGCAGATGCGTGGGTGCTCCTGCCGCTGGCATTTTCGCTCATGGTGGGCGGGTTGGGTTTTCCAGTTTTGCTTGAGGCGTATCGACGCACGCGTGGCCGCCTGCTGGGCTTCCATCCTCGCCGGTGGAGCCTGACGGCGAGGTTCACGTTCGTCGGCACGCTGTTTCTGACGCTCAGCGGAACGGTGCTTTTTGCTGTCGCCGAGTGGCGGGGAGCGTTTGCGCATCTGGATTCCGCTGAGAAAATCCTCAATGCTTTCTTCGCCAGTGTCAGCCCCCGTACGGCGGGGTTTAATGCGGTGGATTACGCCGATTTCCACCCGTCGACGCTGTTGGGCACCGACTTCCTCATGTTCATCGGTGGTGGCTCCGGTGGTACGGCGGGCGGCGTAAAGATCACTACGGCTGCCGTGCTGCTCGCGGCGATCATCGCTGAAGTAATGGGGCGTGACTCGGTTTCAGTGCACGGTCGATCCATTGAAGGGCGGATCATTCGTCAGGCCCTGGCGGTATTGACGGCGGCGGTAGGCATGGTGGCCTTGTCTACCATGGCGATCTTGTTTATCGCTCCGCAGTTTACGTCTGACCAGATTTTGTTTGATGTAGTAAGTGCCTTTGCCACAGTGGGATTGTCGACGGGCATCACGCCAAATTTGCCGGCTCCGGCGCAACTCATCCTTATTGTCCTTATGTATGCGGGGCGTGTGGGGCCATTGGTCCTGGCGTCTGCGTTGGCTGGACGATCACGTCCGCGTCAGTTTGAATACCCTGTAGAAAGGCCGTTCATTGCTTAA
- a CDS encoding IS1634 family transposase — protein sequence MPPKIRTVPTASGATAVQVIWGYRNRKPVLNHLGSAHTDEELSLLLARAQRMIDGDQIGLDLGLNDEVTMPAGTGAVDNPVPITSERANHLINAIHGAYHQLGLHEATDHDPVFYDLVTARIIHPGSKFESIETLAEIGVASASYRTIQRRLPVYATTAFRDQVTKALATHAGIGPGVMVLYDVTTLYFETDKDDDLRKPGFSKERRLEPQITVGLLSDAAGFPVAIGAFEGNKAETQTMLPMIDRLKDAYQLDDITIVADAGMFSAGNKQAVVDAGLHYILGTRERDIPYPIQVWRQANPGASYTDGQVWRFADRTGRGPDGIPHSVTYYQYSWDRARRTLKGIDEQVAKAQRAVAGQVPVKRNRYVDLKAPNKQVNHTLADKHRALAGVKGYETSRVDLNPEQVIGAYRQLFKIEKAFRMAKSDLKARPIFHRKKDSIDAHLTIVMAAMAVGHVLEQRSGLSLKRLVRTLKKYRSFTIEVAGQTVYAQSPVPAEVEEILDKLPRLSD from the coding sequence ATGCCACCGAAGATCCGCACCGTACCGACTGCGTCCGGTGCCACGGCTGTGCAGGTCATCTGGGGGTATCGGAATCGAAAGCCGGTTCTTAATCACCTTGGCTCCGCCCACACTGATGAGGAACTTAGCCTCCTTCTCGCCCGCGCCCAACGCATGATCGACGGCGATCAAATAGGCCTCGACCTAGGACTAAACGACGAGGTCACCATGCCAGCCGGGACAGGCGCGGTGGATAATCCCGTACCCATTACCAGCGAACGCGCCAACCACCTCATCAACGCCATCCACGGCGCCTACCACCAGCTGGGACTACACGAGGCCACCGATCATGACCCAGTCTTCTACGACCTAGTCACCGCACGGATCATCCACCCCGGTTCGAAGTTCGAATCCATCGAAACCCTCGCCGAAATCGGTGTCGCCTCTGCCTCCTACCGCACCATCCAACGACGCCTACCCGTCTACGCCACCACCGCCTTCCGCGACCAGGTCACAAAGGCACTTGCCACCCATGCTGGGATCGGCCCAGGCGTGATGGTCCTCTACGATGTCACGACCTTGTACTTCGAAACAGACAAAGACGACGACCTGCGGAAACCAGGATTTTCGAAGGAGCGTCGCCTGGAACCCCAAATCACCGTCGGGTTGTTGTCTGATGCCGCTGGGTTCCCCGTAGCGATCGGGGCGTTCGAGGGGAACAAAGCCGAAACCCAGACGATGTTGCCGATGATTGATCGGCTCAAGGATGCTTATCAGCTTGATGACATCACCATCGTCGCCGACGCCGGGATGTTCTCCGCCGGTAATAAACAAGCCGTCGTGGATGCCGGACTGCACTACATCCTCGGTACTCGGGAGCGTGACATTCCCTATCCGATCCAGGTGTGGAGGCAGGCCAATCCCGGGGCGTCCTACACCGACGGGCAAGTATGGAGGTTTGCTGACCGCACGGGCCGTGGACCCGATGGTATCCCGCATTCGGTGACCTACTACCAGTATTCCTGGGATCGGGCACGCCGGACCTTGAAAGGGATCGATGAGCAGGTAGCGAAAGCGCAGCGAGCTGTCGCAGGTCAAGTGCCGGTCAAACGCAACCGCTATGTGGACTTGAAAGCCCCGAATAAGCAGGTCAACCACACCTTAGCGGATAAACACCGCGCACTAGCTGGGGTCAAAGGCTATGAGACCTCACGGGTAGATCTGAATCCTGAGCAGGTCATCGGGGCGTATCGGCAGTTGTTCAAGATTGAGAAGGCGTTTCGGATGGCGAAGTCGGATCTGAAGGCCCGGCCGATCTTCCATCGGAAGAAGGATTCCATTGATGCGCACTTGACGATTGTGATGGCGGCGATGGCTGTGGGTCATGTGTTGGAGCAGCGCTCGGGGTTGTCGTTGAAGCGGCTGGTGAGAACGTTGAAGAAGTACCGATCGTTCACTATTGAGGTTGCCGGTCAGACTGTTTATGCGCAGTCCCCGGTTCCTGCTGAGGTTGAGGAGATCCTGGATAAGCTTCCTCGTCTGTCTGACTAA
- a CDS encoding helix-turn-helix domain-containing protein — translation MGIPPIQYSSSADLQRTVGRNLRAYRLERGLSQEDFAEVLGVHRTYMGGVERGERNLTLRSVERIAERLGISAMQLMNFQPSHSSC, via the coding sequence TTGGGTATCCCTCCGATCCAGTACTCTAGCTCAGCGGATCTCCAACGAACGGTAGGACGGAATCTCCGTGCCTACCGTCTGGAGAGAGGCCTCTCCCAAGAAGACTTCGCGGAAGTCCTCGGAGTCCACCGCACCTACATGGGCGGTGTAGAACGAGGCGAGCGGAACTTGACGCTGCGGAGTGTGGAGAGGATCGCGGAGAGGCTCGGAATCTCAGCGATGCAACTGATGAATTTTCAGCCAAGCCACAGCAGTTGCTAG